A window of Suncus etruscus isolate mSunEtr1 chromosome 4, mSunEtr1.pri.cur, whole genome shotgun sequence contains these coding sequences:
- the LOC126006962 gene encoding gap junction beta-2 protein-like, protein MAESNLEGVGPTLVQMSEEPTSIYVGRKVWFGLLFAYFAAIYVVQGDWFNLEETFKCFGNISTFCLSECGNQQFSFPVVGVWYAFGFLFSSTFALMEFWVAQKLHKLHKQRIIEATNQASDQTASTGNEDTDLEFVLDTSLWAAYIVYFVLQTTFQVIFLFILVHFQLPLLQGPIQCSTQACPGPYSCAILDRQEKWASIIEMILVAMITALFNASFLVYTICMYRVSRGYWIKKRL, encoded by the coding sequence ATGGCTGAAAGCAATTTGGAAGGTGTGGGACCCACCCTAGTCCAGATGAGCGAAGAGCCTACTAGTATCTACGTAGGTCGCAAGGTTTGGTTCGGACTTCTCTTTGCCTATTTTGCAGCCATCTATGTGGTGCAAGGCGATTGGTTCAATCTGGAGGAGACCTTCAAATGCTTTGGTAATATCTCAACGTTCTGCCTCTCAGAGTGCGGTAACCAGCAGTTCAGCTTCCCCGTCGTGGGCGTTTGGTATGCGTTtggcttcctcttttcctccaccTTTGCTCTCATGGAGTTTTGGGTCGCACAGAAATTACACAAGCTACATAAGCAACGCATTATAGAAGCAACCAACCAGGCTTCTGACCAAACAGCTTCTACAGGCAACGAAGATACCGATTTGGAATTTGTCCTTGACACCTCACTCTGGGCAGCATACATTGTGTACTTTGTTCTACAGACTACTTTTCAGGTGATCTTCCTGTTCATTCTTGTGCACTTCCAACTACCGTTGCTTCAGGGACCGATTCAGTGCAGTACTCAAGCGTGCCCTGGACCTTACTCATGTGCAATATTAGACAGACAGGAAAAGTGGGCATCCATCATAGAAATGATTTTGGTTGCCATGATCACTGCTCTATTCAACGCTAGCTTCCTCGTGTACACCATATGCATGTACCGGGTCTCAAGAGGTTACTGGATCAAAAAACGGCTGTGA